The window CAGCGATAAGCTTAACTGTTTAGCATTGAATAAATGCTTTTCCTTCTGATCTTCAGATACATCGATTACAGGCCCCAGCCAATAATCATTCTGCGGCCAATTGACTATCGTTATATCACTTTCAAAGGTCCCTGGTTCAAAATTTGTTTTATCGATTACTCTGCGGTAATTCCAGAGCGAAAAGCGTTCCGGCTCATAAAAAAAAGAATATTCTATTGGTTCCAATGTATAAGGGACTACACCCCACCAGCTTAATTGCTTCGCAGGCCAAAAGTCAGCCTGATACTCTTTCCAGAACTCGTATTGGACAGGTTTTTCAATTGTATGGTCTTCACCTTCGATATAATCAATAGCAAAGCAATATGTAAACGCCTGCATATTGGAGGGCTCCGGATCACCTTTTGGCGCATGTGCCTCGCCGGTTTCCGCCTGTGATTCTGCACCAATTACATACTCAACATTGGCAAGCGGCAATACATCACCCATTTCAGTAGCATCCAAAAAGTAGCTTCCCTTTAATAGAATTGACTGGCCCGTAATTGAGTGGCGGACGGTAACCGCAAGTACCTGGTCGTTTTCTGTTTCAGCATGAACAATTTTATACTCTGTTAACAAAGTGAGCTTCCCGCTATGCAGAAAAGGCGCCAGCATATCATAGAGAACACGTAATGCTACTCGAGGTTCATGGCTTATCGTACTGACGATCGCATTGCCAGGATTGAATTGATCACTGAACCGGTAGTTATTTTTCACAGGGAAATGATTCAAATAGTAGTCTCTAACCTTCCTTCTAAAGGTCCGGTAGTTTCTTGTTGCACCAAAGCTTTCAATCCATGGATGTTCATCCGGCGGGACACCCTGGCTTGTAATTTGTCCGCCAATCCATTTCGTTTCCTCGGTTAAAATGACCGTTTTGCCAGATTGGAGCGCGGATAGTGCGGCTGAACTTCCGCCTAGCCCGCCGCCAACAATAACAAGATCTGCCTGTAATTCCTGAGAGACTGTCAATTGTATACACCTCATTCAGTGAAATTGATATTTTAGATTAATCTCTTAGTTTTGCATTACCATTAATCTAATAAAAATGGCTTTTAAGATTAATCCTTGGTTTCTACCTGGCAATTAATCTAATAAAATGGCTTTTTAGATTAATCCTTGATTTCGACATGGCAATTAATCTAATAAAATGATTTTTTAGATTAACCTTCGATTCGGACAGCGTCATTTTTTCTATAATTGGGAAACGATTGCCCGTCATATAGTTGAACGGACTGTTGCATTGTTTCTTGCCATTAACGCTGCCCACTACCCTATTAAATTATTTAAGGAATCAAGTATTTCCTTGATTCCTCAGTTTTCAGCGCAGTTTTACAGGCTTGTTTTTGTCAAAAGATTCGTAGGCAGCCATTGCAACTTCTACAGCCTTCAAACCTGAATGCCCTGTTGCAAGCGGCGGCTTTCCTTCTTTAACACTCCTAACAAAATTCTCAATGAGTCCCTCATCCATATCATCGCCCCAGCCAAGCCATTGAACTCCTTCAGTATTGGAATACAAATCGAGCTTTTGGGAAAACGCATCAACCTTTGCGTTTCCCTTCGATCCGATTATTTCTAAGGTCACATCGCCCCATATAGGGTAGCTACTATTCCGTGACCAGCTGCAATCCAGGGTAGCGAACATCCCATTTGAGAATTCCATCGTAATTATCCCGCAATCATCAATTGGATGATCAATATACATATTGCCTATTTCCGCATAGACTTCTTCAACTTCCGCACCTGTGAACCATCTCATAATATCGACAACGTGAACTGTATGGTCAAGAACGGCTCCGCCACCTGATTTTTCTTTATCGATGAACCAGCCGCCGGGATTGGTTCCGCGATTCGTTCCTTTAATTGCCAGAATTTCCCCGAGTAATCCCTGTTCAATCATCTTTTTAGCTTCACGGATTGGTGTATTAAATCGAACGGGGAAGGCAGTTCCTAATAACACCTGATTTGCTTCACAAATGCGGATCATTTCTTCACTATCTTTTACATTCGTAGCTAGGGGTTTTTCGCATAGTACATGCTTTCCAGCCCTGGCTGCCGCAAGCACATGCTGGTGATGAAGGCTATTTTCGGATGTCACGATTACGGCATCAATGTCAGTCTCCAGCAACTCCTGATAGCTTTTAAAATAGGTTGTGTTAAACAAGTCGGAATACTTACGTCCTCTTTCTACATTTTCATCGGCGATGCCTGCAAACGTCACATTCTCCATACTATTTAGAACGGAAGCATAACTATGGGCATGCATATGGGCGAAACTGATAATTCCAATTTTCATTACAGTGCTCCCCCTTTCGAATCCAGGGTTACAGGCAATCCTGTTTTTAAGGATTGAAGAGCAGCTGCAGATATTTCCATTGCTTTATAAGCATCTTCAGCGGATACAATTGGTGTTTCATTTGTCTTCAAACATTTCAGGAAATGTTCAAGTTCTACATGATAAGGTGATTTTTTCAATGGGCTTTGAGGAACTGCTACCCCAGCCTGTTCCTCATGTGATTGCCTGATAGAAAGCAAAACTGGCTCTTCTTTTAAACTATCGTATTCGAGAATTCCAGTTTTACCGGCAAATTCAAATTGTGAAGAGAAAGTTTGATGTGCCCATGATCCTTCCACATGGGCAATGACTCCAGATTCAAAGGCAAGTGTGACCAAAGCGTAATCAAGGTGTTCAATATTCCGTTTGGCCAGCCCTTTTGCAAATACCCTTTCAACCTCGCCAAAGGTCCAGCGAAGAAAATCAAAATCATGGATAATCAAATCGAGGATTACGCCACCGCTTTTCGTTTGGTCAGCATACCAATCGCTCCAGCCAGCAGGGAAATTTCCTCCTCTTCTTGTACGGGCGACACCAACCTCACCTATTGCCCCATTCGCTACGAGTTCTCGGACTTTTGCATATTGAGGGAAAAAACGGACAACATGGCCAACAAATAATTTCACATGTTTCTCTTCACAATAATCAATCATTTCTCTTGCGTCCTCGAGCGTATAGGCCAGAGGCTTTTCACAGATGACATCAATTCCATAATCCGCTGCCTTCATCACATATTCCTTATGCAAGAAAGTAGGAACACAAATATCAATCACATCAATATGA is drawn from Bacillus sp. FJAT-18017 and contains these coding sequences:
- a CDS encoding FAD-dependent oxidoreductase produces the protein MTVSQELQADLVIVGGGLGGSSAALSALQSGKTVILTEETKWIGGQITSQGVPPDEHPWIESFGATRNYRTFRRKVRDYYLNHFPVKNNYRFSDQFNPGNAIVSTISHEPRVALRVLYDMLAPFLHSGKLTLLTEYKIVHAETENDQVLAVTVRHSITGQSILLKGSYFLDATEMGDVLPLANVEYVIGAESQAETGEAHAPKGDPEPSNMQAFTYCFAIDYIEGEDHTIEKPVQYEFWKEYQADFWPAKQLSWWGVVPYTLEPIEYSFFYEPERFSLWNYRRVIDKTNFEPGTFESDITIVNWPQNDYWLGPVIDVSEDQKEKHLFNAKQLSLSLLYWLQTEAPRPDGGYGYPGIRLRKDVLGTEDGLAMYPYIRESRRIKAEFTVKEQHISGEIEGKDSATFFEDSVGIGCYRLDLHPSTGMNTYIDISSHPFQIPLGSLIPIRVQNLLPACKNIGTTHLSNGSYRLHPVEWNIGEAAGHLAAYCIDHGISPREVRNNGRRLKDFQDRLVKAGIELEWPKIHKV
- a CDS encoding Gfo/Idh/MocA family protein, yielding MKIGIISFAHMHAHSYASVLNSMENVTFAGIADENVERGRKYSDLFNTTYFKSYQELLETDIDAVIVTSENSLHHQHVLAAARAGKHVLCEKPLATNVKDSEEMIRICEANQVLLGTAFPVRFNTPIREAKKMIEQGLLGEILAIKGTNRGTNPGGWFIDKEKSGGGAVLDHTVHVVDIMRWFTGAEVEEVYAEIGNMYIDHPIDDCGIITMEFSNGMFATLDCSWSRNSSYPIWGDVTLEIIGSKGNAKVDAFSQKLDLYSNTEGVQWLGWGDDMDEGLIENFVRSVKEGKPPLATGHSGLKAVEVAMAAYESFDKNKPVKLR
- a CDS encoding Gfo/Idh/MocA family protein encodes the protein MQRVLLIGAGTMGMEHAVSYYAMDHVEVAGIVELRKEQAAQIIGDHDTKIFETFDDAVKNLDHIDVIDICVPTFLHKEYVMKAADYGIDVICEKPLAYTLEDAREMIDYCEEKHVKLFVGHVVRFFPQYAKVRELVANGAIGEVGVARTRRGGNFPAGWSDWYADQTKSGGVILDLIIHDFDFLRWTFGEVERVFAKGLAKRNIEHLDYALVTLAFESGVIAHVEGSWAHQTFSSQFEFAGKTGILEYDSLKEEPVLLSIRQSHEEQAGVAVPQSPLKKSPYHVELEHFLKCLKTNETPIVSAEDAYKAMEISAAALQSLKTGLPVTLDSKGGAL